A single Fusobacterium simiae DNA region contains:
- the asd gene encoding aspartate-semialdehyde dehydrogenase, translating into MERTKIAIVGATGMVGQRLLVLLENHPYFEVVKLAASKNSAGKKYGDLMENKWKLDIKMPEYTKDMIVEDAMDIKNITNGVKLIFCAVNLEKKELVALEEAYAKEEVVVVSNNSANRMKADVPMIIPEINANHLDIVEVQRKRLGTKKGFIVVKPNCSIQSYVPVFAALKEFGIKEASICTYQAISGSGRTFEEWPEMVGNIIPFISGEEEKSEIEPLKIFGHIENGEIKLNDTMKFSAQCIRVPVLDGHLACVSFNLENNPGKEILIEKIKNFKSDITDLPLAPKEFIHYYEENDRPQPLLDRDNEKGMQITVGRLREDNLFDYKFVGLSHNTLRGAAGGAVLTAELIKKLGYLD; encoded by the coding sequence ATGGAAAGAACTAAAATAGCAATAGTTGGTGCAACAGGTATGGTGGGACAAAGACTTCTTGTCCTTTTAGAAAATCACCCTTATTTTGAAGTTGTTAAGTTGGCAGCTTCTAAAAATTCAGCAGGAAAAAAATATGGTGATTTAATGGAAAATAAATGGAAATTAGATATTAAAATGCCAGAATATACAAAAGATATGATAGTTGAAGATGCTATGGATATAAAGAATATAACTAATGGAGTTAAATTAATTTTTTGTGCAGTTAATTTAGAGAAAAAAGAATTAGTTGCATTGGAAGAAGCCTATGCAAAAGAAGAAGTTGTGGTTGTATCTAATAATTCAGCTAATCGTATGAAAGCAGATGTACCTATGATAATTCCAGAAATTAATGCTAATCACTTGGATATTGTAGAAGTACAAAGAAAAAGACTAGGAACTAAAAAAGGATTTATAGTTGTTAAACCTAATTGCTCTATTCAAAGTTATGTTCCTGTGTTTGCAGCATTAAAAGAATTTGGAATAAAAGAAGCTAGTATTTGCACTTATCAAGCAATTTCAGGAAGTGGAAGAACTTTTGAAGAATGGCCTGAAATGGTTGGAAATATTATTCCATTCATTAGTGGAGAAGAAGAAAAAAGTGAAATTGAACCTTTAAAAATATTTGGGCATATAGAAAATGGTGAAATTAAATTAAATGATACTATGAAATTTTCAGCACAATGTATTAGAGTTCCTGTATTAGATGGACATTTAGCTTGTGTTTCATTTAATTTAGAAAATAATCCTGGTAAAGAGATATTAATTGAAAAAATTAAAAATTTTAAATCTGATATAACTGATTTACCATTAGCACCTAAGGAATTTATACATTACTATGAAGAAAATGATAGACCTCAACCTTTACTTGATCGAGATAATGAAAAAGGTATGCAAATAACTGTTGGGCGTCTAAGAGAAGATAATTTATTTGATTATAAGTTTGTTGGTTTATCTCATAACACTTTAAGAGGTGCAGCTGGTGGTGCTGTTTTAACTGCTGAACTTATTAAAAAACTTGGATATTTAGATTAA
- a CDS encoding DUF1904 domain-containing protein, translating to MPHLKIRGIEKSLIVENSKEIIDELTEIIGCDRNWFTIEHQNTEYIFDGKIVDGYTFIEIYWFARDEKIKKEVADFLTKFIKKINNNKDCCIIFFTLTGDNYCDNGEFF from the coding sequence ATGCCACATTTAAAGATTAGAGGAATAGAAAAAAGTTTAATAGTTGAAAATAGCAAGGAAATTATTGATGAATTAACAGAAATTATAGGCTGTGATAGAAATTGGTTTACCATAGAACATCAAAACACTGAATATATTTTTGATGGAAAAATAGTTGATGGCTATACTTTTATTGAGATATATTGGTTTGCAAGAGATGAAAAAATTAAAAAAGAAGTTGCAGATTTTCTAACAAAATTTATTAAGAAAATTAATAACAATAAAGATTGTTGTATTATATTCTTCACTTTAACTGGGGATAATTATTGTGATAATGGAGAATTTTTCTAA